One Paramisgurnus dabryanus chromosome 8, PD_genome_1.1, whole genome shotgun sequence DNA window includes the following coding sequences:
- the LOC135770851 gene encoding rho guanine nucleotide exchange factor 28 isoform X1, translated as MKLSRREVPVYGQAKVFALISSVKEEQIFVVLEGSTLLHVLQTRVHSMLYFIAPGHNQSETVCVRAYTYTNGEVTCVGMTYLTYIEDDAQELAEYLVTHSNCLSTTEHRDLIGQYGLNDSTARIKMDERVTLALANLHTPHNLLIHSSQESLLHVCVRLGFVNVSEFLLCQPGALMAICSTNEDGDTPLQLAQQSNQHALIKLFQHPPNPLATPLAGVSQVWVGTSHLLRFSHAFGMLCLSVCVSEDTVKTLQSSIFLLRECLRDSALLNKIKGLNGKTERRPERNTTVSFTGSSSSLPHNVWMNSLSLDEEEELLSSDDSDEPTSCSDSTSSSPIGSSVTITTSINTLQSADDQSSSDSETDSESEASEPDSPTPDRSPASSSKDEPFTSNDEETLEEKERMHCSKSEEEEEEERGTFIPPNKSETDKYKVRRTLSFLRSRMVNTKIKRKVSTVGSGLHQLRSPQQSVNAACEMCERDDNDKLQQCIYCFMIVHKTCSDSSPLCLKNAASLKTTDLSVLQYSSSHSSPSLFLANDNIITRRRKRSNSEGCGHDVTLRKSLSLIDYSSGRSATSNSSFAYISFDYTAESWSAAVDVEFSMTLDKEVIKRQEIIYELMQTEFHHVQTLSVMADVLRRGLSEEVQLEQDVIGQIFPRLDELMAHHSNFLLAMETRQWASVQPGRHRNYIIQRIGDILLQQFTAQHGSQMIELYSDFCSQHPEALKIYKQLLQSNRKLQLFLRQQSTNSVIKRREIPEFLLLVTQRITKYPVLLERLLQHTEDGSADRYDIAVALEALRGVIDEVERRVGEHERSKKLQDIINRLDSKSCTRMKNGELFSKQDLQKMQHSLTHLSSLACRTTSGRLKDVIGLLLTDVLAFLQEKEQKFVFAALEQKPSVMPLRRLIVREIANQERGLFLISSECSAGPEMYEIHTQTREERNTWMSMLRQATESLHDDQIKKTEIKVKKVQKLQDALFSLDLQLCSVIEEKLRICRGTSRWTLDTCHLLVQPHPENSPQGITMLSDAQKEVVKVAITLLSWLFPFIWSSSNHDNYGQDKVIRNKPSIPIKASRCALVGAGVGPLAISTISPAHQTYIKVAESVQNLIHILYSLQAAIIIQDSCFEVQKLLLLEGEAPPTSPISDHEVKKSLDAGGAVSETLGVRQKELERRERENTELTDRLMKEQERFEEESKEFEEMLKQLRKEEKMVEEERRRLGEEGKRLTKDRKRLEMQLRLIQHNSNSRQRNRKFVTSPEK; from the exons atGAAGCTCAGCAGAAGAGAGGTTCCTGTTTAC ggcCAAGCTAAAGTTTTTGCTCTGATCTCCTCGGTTAAAGAGGAACAGATATTTGTGGTTCTAGAAGGATCCACTTTACTACATGTTTTACAAACTAGAGTTCACTCCATGCTGTACTTCATCGCCCCAG GTCATAACCAATCAGAGACGGTGTGTGTCCGAGCATATACATATACTAATGGTGAGGTAACGTGTGTGGGCATGACTTATCTAACATACATTGAGGACGATGCCCAGGAGTTGGCAGAATACCTGGTAACCCATAGCAACTGCCTCAGCACCACTGAACACAGAGACTTAATTGGTCAATatggtttgaatgacagcactGCCCGGATAAAGATGGATGAAAGAGTTACTCTCGCGCTAGCCAATCTACACACCCCGCATAACCTCCTCATCCATTCTTCTCAAG aatCTCTACTGCATGTGTGTGTACGGCTGGGTTTTGTGAACGTCTCCGAGTTTCTTCTCTGTCAGCCTGGTGCCCTGATGGCTATCTGCTCGACCAATGAGGACGGAGACACCCCCCTACAGCTGGCCCAACAGTCCAATCAGCACGCTCTAATTAAACTTTTCCAGCA CCCTCCAAATCCACTAGCCACACCCCTGGCAGGTGTATCTCAGGTGTGGGTGGGGACATCCCACCTCCTCAGGTTTAGCCATGCCTTTGGGAtgctgtgtctgtctgtgtgtgtatcgGAGGACACGGTCAAAACCCTACAGTCATCCATATTCCTCCTTCGAGAGTGTTTAAGAGACTCTGCACTTCTAAACAAG ATCAAAGGACTGAATGGGAAAACAGAGCGAAGACCTGAAAGAAACACAACGGTTTCATTTACAG GATCATCATCATCTCTGCCTCACAAT GTGTGGATGAACAGTTTGTCACTGGACGAAGAAGAGGAACTTTTATCTTCTGATGACTCAG ATGAACCCACATCTTGTTCCGACTCAACAAGCAGTTCCCCCATTGGCTCCAGCGTTACCATAACAACCAGCATTAACACCCTGCAGTCTGCAGATGATCAG AGTTCTTCAGATTCAGAAACAGATTCAGAGTCCGAGGCATCTGAACCAGACTCACCAACTCCTGATAGATCACCAGCCTCCAGCTCAAAAGACG aGCCATTCACCTCCAATGATGAAGAAACATTAGAAGAAAAAGAACG aatgcactgcagtAAGtcagaggaggaagaggaggaggagagaGGTACATTTATCCCTCCGAACAAGAGCGAGACAGACAAATATAAAGTGAGACGAACCCTTAGCTTTCTCAGAAGCCGTATGGTCAACACCAAAATAAAACGCAAG GTCAGTACAGTTGGTTCAGGTCTGCATCAGCTCCGTTCACCACAGCAGTCTGTTAATGCAGCATGTGAAATGTGTGAGCGAGATGACAATGACAAACTCCAGCAGTGCATAT ATTGCTTCATGATTGTACATAAGACCTGCAGTGATTCTTCCCCCTTGTGTTTAAAG AATGCTGCATCACTGAAAACCACAGACTTGTCAGTGCTACAGT ACTCATCCAGTCACAGTTCTCCATCTCTGTTCCTGGCCAATGACAACATCATTACACGCAG AAGGAAGCGGAGTAACAGTGAGGGGTGTGGCCATGATGTAACTTTACGGAAAAGTTTGTCTTTGATTGATTATTCCTCTGGAAGAAGCGCCACCTCCA ATTCTTCATTTGCTTACATATCATTTGACTACACTGCTGAGTCTTGGAGTGCTGCGGTGGATGTTGAATTCAGTATGACACTGGACAAAGAGGTGATCAAGAGACAGGAAATCATCTATG AACTGATGCAGACCGAGTTTCACCACGTCCAGACTCTGTCTGTCATGGCTGATGTTTTAAGGCGGGGTTTATCAGAGGAAGTGCAACTGGAGCAGGACGTGATTGGTCAGATTTTCCCCAGACTCGATGAGCTCATGGCTCATCATAGCAACTTTCTTCTTGCTATGGAGACAAGACAGTGGGCTTCTGTTCAGCCAGGAAGACACAGGAATTACATTATCCAACGCATTGGAGACATTCTGCTGCAGCAG ttcaCAGCTCAACATGGCTCTCAGATGATAGAGTTGTATAGTGATTTCTGCAGTCAGCATCCAGAAGCACTAAAGATTTATAAACAACTGCTTCAGAGTAACAGAAAACTTCAGTTGTTCCTCAGA CAGCAGAGTACAAACTCCGTCATCAAACGACGTGAAATCCCAGAATTCCTATTGCTTGTCACACAGAGGATCACAAAGTACCCTGTTCTGCTGGAGAGACTACTTCAACACACAGAGG ATGGCAGCGCTGACAGGTACGATATTGCAGTGGCACTAGAGGCCCTGCGTGGGGTGATAGATGAGGTGGAGCGGCGTGTCGGTGAGCACGAGCGTTCCAAAAAACTACAAGACATCATCAATCGCCTAGACAGTAAGAGCTGCACTCGTATGAAGAACGGAGAGCTCTTCAGCAAACAAGACCTGCAGAAAATGCAACACAGTCTCACGCATTTATCATCGCTTGCATGCAGAACCACCTCTGGCAGACTGAAAG ATGTTATTGGCCTGCTCCTCACTGATGTTTTGGCTTTCCTTCAGGAGAAAGAACAGAAGTTTGTCTTTGCCGCATTG GAGCAGAAACCCTCTGTGATGCCCTTACGGAGGCTGATAGTACGAGAGATAGCCAATCAGGAAAGAGGATTGTTTTTGATCAGTAGTGAGTGCTCTGCAGGGCCAGAGATGTACGAGATACACACCCAGACCCGCGAGGAGCGAAACACCTGGATGTCGATGCTGAGACAGGCGACTGAGAG CCTTCATGATGATCAAATCAAGAAGACTGAGATCAAAGTCAAGAAAGTACAGAAATTACAAG acGCTCTGTTCTCTCTGGATCTGCAGCTGTGCTCTGTTATTGAGGAGAAGTTGAGGATCTGTAGAGGAACCAGTAGATGGACTTTGGATACCTGTCATCTGCTTGTTCAGCCCCATCCAGAAAACAGCCCTCAGGGTATCACGATGCTGTCTGATGCACAAAAAGAGG TGGTAAAGGTGGCCATTACTTTATTGTCTTGGCTTTTCCCCTTCATCTGGTCATCAAGTAACCATGACAACTATGGCCAGGACAAAGTGATCA GAAACAAACCAAGTATCCCTATTAAGGCCAGCAGATGTGCTCTGGTAGGAGCAGGGGTGGGACCTCTTGCAATATCTACAATAAGCCCCGCCCACCAGACTTATATAAAG GTAGCAGAGAGTGTTCAAAACTTAATCCACATACTGTATAGTCTGCAG GCTGCTATAATAATTCAAGACAGCTGCTTTGAAGTTCAAAAACTTCTCCTTCTGGAGGGAGAAGCTCCACCCACAAGTCCCATTAGTGATCATGAGGTTAAAAAG AGTTTGGATGCAGGTGGTGCTGTCAGTGAAACCCTGGGCGTGCGACAGAAAGAACTGGAgcggcgagagagagagaacactGAACTCACGGACAGACTAATGAAAGAGCAAGAGCGGTTCGAGGAGGAGTCTAAGGAGTTTGAGGAGATGCTCAAGCAACTGAGAAAGGAGGAGAAGATGGTGGAGGAAGAGAGGAGAAGATTAGGGGAAGAGGGGAAGAGACTGACGAAAGACAGAAAGCGACTAGAGATGCAGCTGAGACTCATTCAACATAATTCAAATAGTCGGCAGAGAAATCGGAAGTTTGTTACATCCCCTGAGAAATGA
- the LOC135770851 gene encoding rho guanine nucleotide exchange factor 28 isoform X2 → MLCLSVCVSEDTVKTLQSSIFLLRECLRDSALLNKIKGLNGKTERRPERNTTVSFTEGSSSSLPHNVWMNSLSLDEEEELLSSDDSDEPTSCSDSTSSSPIGSSVTITTSINTLQSADDQSSSDSETDSESEASEPDSPTPDRSPASSSKDEPFTSNDEETLEEKERMHCSKSEEEEEEERGTFIPPNKSETDKYKVRRTLSFLRSRMVNTKIKRKVSTVGSGLHQLRSPQQSVNAACEMCERDDNDKLQQCIYCFMIVHKTCSDSSPLCLKNAASLKTTDLSVLQYSSSHSSPSLFLANDNIITRRRKRSNSEGCGHDVTLRKSLSLIDYSSGRSATSNSSFAYISFDYTAESWSAAVDVEFSMTLDKEVIKRQEIIYELMQTEFHHVQTLSVMADVLRRGLSEEVQLEQDVIGQIFPRLDELMAHHSNFLLAMETRQWASVQPGRHRNYIIQRIGDILLQQFTAQHGSQMIELYSDFCSQHPEALKIYKQLLQSNRKLQLFLRQQSTNSVIKRREIPEFLLLVTQRITKYPVLLERLLQHTEDGSADRYDIAVALEALRGVIDEVERRVGEHERSKKLQDIINRLDSKSCTRMKNGELFSKQDLQKMQHSLTHLSSLACRTTSGRLKDVIGLLLTDVLAFLQEKEQKFVFAALEQKPSVMPLRRLIVREIANQERGLFLISSECSAGPEMYEIHTQTREERNTWMSMLRQATESLHDDQIKKTEIKVKKVQKLQDALFSLDLQLCSVIEEKLRICRGTSRWTLDTCHLLVQPHPENSPQGITMLSDAQKEVVKVAITLLSWLFPFIWSSSNHDNYGQDKVIRNKPSIPIKASRCALVGAGVGPLAISTISPAHQTYIKVAESVQNLIHILYSLQAAIIIQDSCFEVQKLLLLEGEAPPTSPISDHEVKKSLDAGGAVSETLGVRQKELERRERENTELTDRLMKEQERFEEESKEFEEMLKQLRKEEKMVEEERRRLGEEGKRLTKDRKRLEMQLRLIQHNSNSRQRNRKFVTSPEK, encoded by the exons AtgctgtgtctgtctgtgtgtgtatcgGAGGACACGGTCAAAACCCTACAGTCATCCATATTCCTCCTTCGAGAGTGTTTAAGAGACTCTGCACTTCTAAACAAG ATCAAAGGACTGAATGGGAAAACAGAGCGAAGACCTGAAAGAAACACAACGGTTTCATTTACAG AAGGATCATCATCATCTCTGCCTCACAAT GTGTGGATGAACAGTTTGTCACTGGACGAAGAAGAGGAACTTTTATCTTCTGATGACTCAG ATGAACCCACATCTTGTTCCGACTCAACAAGCAGTTCCCCCATTGGCTCCAGCGTTACCATAACAACCAGCATTAACACCCTGCAGTCTGCAGATGATCAG AGTTCTTCAGATTCAGAAACAGATTCAGAGTCCGAGGCATCTGAACCAGACTCACCAACTCCTGATAGATCACCAGCCTCCAGCTCAAAAGACG aGCCATTCACCTCCAATGATGAAGAAACATTAGAAGAAAAAGAACG aatgcactgcagtAAGtcagaggaggaagaggaggaggagagaGGTACATTTATCCCTCCGAACAAGAGCGAGACAGACAAATATAAAGTGAGACGAACCCTTAGCTTTCTCAGAAGCCGTATGGTCAACACCAAAATAAAACGCAAG GTCAGTACAGTTGGTTCAGGTCTGCATCAGCTCCGTTCACCACAGCAGTCTGTTAATGCAGCATGTGAAATGTGTGAGCGAGATGACAATGACAAACTCCAGCAGTGCATAT ATTGCTTCATGATTGTACATAAGACCTGCAGTGATTCTTCCCCCTTGTGTTTAAAG AATGCTGCATCACTGAAAACCACAGACTTGTCAGTGCTACAGT ACTCATCCAGTCACAGTTCTCCATCTCTGTTCCTGGCCAATGACAACATCATTACACGCAG AAGGAAGCGGAGTAACAGTGAGGGGTGTGGCCATGATGTAACTTTACGGAAAAGTTTGTCTTTGATTGATTATTCCTCTGGAAGAAGCGCCACCTCCA ATTCTTCATTTGCTTACATATCATTTGACTACACTGCTGAGTCTTGGAGTGCTGCGGTGGATGTTGAATTCAGTATGACACTGGACAAAGAGGTGATCAAGAGACAGGAAATCATCTATG AACTGATGCAGACCGAGTTTCACCACGTCCAGACTCTGTCTGTCATGGCTGATGTTTTAAGGCGGGGTTTATCAGAGGAAGTGCAACTGGAGCAGGACGTGATTGGTCAGATTTTCCCCAGACTCGATGAGCTCATGGCTCATCATAGCAACTTTCTTCTTGCTATGGAGACAAGACAGTGGGCTTCTGTTCAGCCAGGAAGACACAGGAATTACATTATCCAACGCATTGGAGACATTCTGCTGCAGCAG ttcaCAGCTCAACATGGCTCTCAGATGATAGAGTTGTATAGTGATTTCTGCAGTCAGCATCCAGAAGCACTAAAGATTTATAAACAACTGCTTCAGAGTAACAGAAAACTTCAGTTGTTCCTCAGA CAGCAGAGTACAAACTCCGTCATCAAACGACGTGAAATCCCAGAATTCCTATTGCTTGTCACACAGAGGATCACAAAGTACCCTGTTCTGCTGGAGAGACTACTTCAACACACAGAGG ATGGCAGCGCTGACAGGTACGATATTGCAGTGGCACTAGAGGCCCTGCGTGGGGTGATAGATGAGGTGGAGCGGCGTGTCGGTGAGCACGAGCGTTCCAAAAAACTACAAGACATCATCAATCGCCTAGACAGTAAGAGCTGCACTCGTATGAAGAACGGAGAGCTCTTCAGCAAACAAGACCTGCAGAAAATGCAACACAGTCTCACGCATTTATCATCGCTTGCATGCAGAACCACCTCTGGCAGACTGAAAG ATGTTATTGGCCTGCTCCTCACTGATGTTTTGGCTTTCCTTCAGGAGAAAGAACAGAAGTTTGTCTTTGCCGCATTG GAGCAGAAACCCTCTGTGATGCCCTTACGGAGGCTGATAGTACGAGAGATAGCCAATCAGGAAAGAGGATTGTTTTTGATCAGTAGTGAGTGCTCTGCAGGGCCAGAGATGTACGAGATACACACCCAGACCCGCGAGGAGCGAAACACCTGGATGTCGATGCTGAGACAGGCGACTGAGAG CCTTCATGATGATCAAATCAAGAAGACTGAGATCAAAGTCAAGAAAGTACAGAAATTACAAG acGCTCTGTTCTCTCTGGATCTGCAGCTGTGCTCTGTTATTGAGGAGAAGTTGAGGATCTGTAGAGGAACCAGTAGATGGACTTTGGATACCTGTCATCTGCTTGTTCAGCCCCATCCAGAAAACAGCCCTCAGGGTATCACGATGCTGTCTGATGCACAAAAAGAGG TGGTAAAGGTGGCCATTACTTTATTGTCTTGGCTTTTCCCCTTCATCTGGTCATCAAGTAACCATGACAACTATGGCCAGGACAAAGTGATCA GAAACAAACCAAGTATCCCTATTAAGGCCAGCAGATGTGCTCTGGTAGGAGCAGGGGTGGGACCTCTTGCAATATCTACAATAAGCCCCGCCCACCAGACTTATATAAAG GTAGCAGAGAGTGTTCAAAACTTAATCCACATACTGTATAGTCTGCAG GCTGCTATAATAATTCAAGACAGCTGCTTTGAAGTTCAAAAACTTCTCCTTCTGGAGGGAGAAGCTCCACCCACAAGTCCCATTAGTGATCATGAGGTTAAAAAG AGTTTGGATGCAGGTGGTGCTGTCAGTGAAACCCTGGGCGTGCGACAGAAAGAACTGGAgcggcgagagagagagaacactGAACTCACGGACAGACTAATGAAAGAGCAAGAGCGGTTCGAGGAGGAGTCTAAGGAGTTTGAGGAGATGCTCAAGCAACTGAGAAAGGAGGAGAAGATGGTGGAGGAAGAGAGGAGAAGATTAGGGGAAGAGGGGAAGAGACTGACGAAAGACAGAAAGCGACTAGAGATGCAGCTGAGACTCATTCAACATAATTCAAATAGTCGGCAGAGAAATCGGAAGTTTGTTACATCCCCTGAGAAATGA
- the tektl1 gene encoding tektin-like protein 1: MMVTRRSVRSGPPVVVIGSKGWRDATVRSIVRAEDLVRKTYVGQLDTSTRTVRHSLGTSHRPPQLNGYNSVGNDESALEKKDQFGPKCTGTMFTSGIISGPFPPPALREQSTVVSMGMAGDYMRVVREVEARLRKQAARVTQEGTKMEHQRERLEKLLRSLRKALLVNQQSSDGRMFRPATSETIRDVADDLLQCERRELNVLKQELETTLRKTLTQQQALAECSRQLLDCSFERSRVTELLPQHGSLSAGVITHTSPLSQKPNPSGPFTPECKEALDCSSTVLLESQQLRDNITQLITRVCSKQTALHQSASDALMKKIGETINLEQHLTLSSAATRQAIYRKQRQMECAGYSLGKAMGPVCSADLFCRERLSRPMTQIYGRHSSAGLPESDLLTQGSSLLQKHLKSSGKEMAELQFVHRLLEDDRYGKRAAVSVDSAVARLRRRLPRPPSVRPATS, translated from the exons ATGATGGTAACGAGGCGGTCGGTCCGGTCCGGTCCTCCTGTTGTAGTGATCGGATCAAAGGGCTGGAGAGACGCGACGGTCCGATCTATCGTGCGCGCGGAGGATCTGGTGCGCAAAACTTACGTTGGACAACTCGATACCTCTACACGAACAGTCAGGCACAGTCTTGGGACTTCACACAGACCTCCACAGTTAAACGGTTACAACAGCGTCGGAAACGATGAGAGTGCCTTGGAAAAGAAAGATCAATTTGGGCCTAAATGTACTGGAACTATG TTCACATCTGGGATTATCAGCGGCCCCTTTCCCCCACCAGCCTTGCGTGAGCAGAGCACAGTGGTCAGCATGGGCATGGCAGGTGATTATATGCGGGTTGTGAGAGAGGTGGAGGCTCGTCTACGCAAACAAGCGGCCAGGGTGACCCAGGAGGGCACCAAGATGGAGCATCAAAGGGAACGACTGGAGAAGTTACTGCGTAGTCTGAGGAAAGCTTTGCTGGTGAACCAGCAAAGTTCAGATGGCAGGATGTTTCGACCAGCCACCTCTGAGACA ATACGGGACGTGGCAGATGATCTTCTGCAGTGTGAACGAAGggaattaaatgtattaaaacaaGAACTGGAGACGACGTTAAGAAAGACTTTGACTCAACAACAG GCCTTGGCTGAGTGCAGTAGGCAGCTGTTGGATTGCTCCTTTGAAAGGTCCAGAGTAACAGAGCTGCTCCCCCAGCACGGCTCACTGTCAGCGGGTGTGATCACCCACACCTCTCCCCTCTCTCAGAAACCGAACCCTTCTGGACCATTTACTCCAG AGTGTAAAGAGGCGTTGGATTGTTCCTCAACAGTACTGCTTGAATCTCAGCAGCTCAGAGACAACATTACACAACTCATAACTCGTGTCTGTAGTAAGCAAACAGCTCTTCACCAATCAGCCAGTGATGCTCTGATGAAAAAAATTGGCGAAACTATCAACCTGGAG CAACATCTCACACTAAGCTCAGCTGCCACAAGACAAGCCATTTACCGCAAACAGAGACAGATGGAGTGTGCTGGCTACAGTCTTGGCAAAGCAATG GGCCCAGTTTGCAGCGCTGATCTGTTTTGTCGTGAGAGGTTGAGCAGGCCCATGACTCAGATCTATGGGCGGCATTCAAGTGCTGGACTACCAGAGTCTGACCTGCTCACACAG GGCAGTTCTTTGCTTCAGAAACATCTGAAATCTTCAGGTAAAGAGATGGCAGAGCTCCAGTTTGTTCACCGGCTGCTTGAAGATGACAGATATGGAAAGCGTGCTGCAGTCAGTGTGGACTCTGCCGTCGCCAGGCTGCGCCGTAGACTTCCACGTCCTCCATCTGTCCGGCCTGCAACCAGTTAA